One window from the genome of Podospora pseudocomata strain CBS 415.72m chromosome 6, whole genome shotgun sequence encodes:
- a CDS encoding hypothetical protein (EggNog:ENOG503NXRX; SMCOG1138:FAD linked oxidase domain protein; CAZy:AA7; COG:C; antiSMASH:Cluster_6), with amino-acid sequence MRALVSLAWGRLATALLLVFVHLNLAAALSVPRYSELEARTRADLDANTVRRELGSRLSPGTLIFGPSDGKFPAITARWNTFAPPQIQVVVQPASEADVAKIGDQVQYCNANGIDFLATNGGHGNSASLGTFTGVQISMAMLRTITIQPNKKSAWFQGGVYGGLVTKYLWERGFVTTTGSCDCVGLLGAALGGGHGRHEGLYGMVVDNLLQLNVVLGDGRAIRVSPTSNSDLLWGMKGAGHNFGIVTSFELNIFPRGPDTWHYHNYIWTGAQLERVFTSLNRLHNNGSTPVNMALNFGFFFMNTTVSTTDPILSWTFAYRGPANEAEALLAEFNAIPSVYNEQGDVPYNGVSKVQGNAEDDFICQKGNKRITTTAGLQVYNLTAERLIYNGFRARAISHPTLAAGAGILHEGYSTAGVGARNPADTAYPFRSDHHLMLFNGVIPPNDPVLEELAWEWANEVKDMWNAGQPTRTENNYVNYANGYEDLETVYGREPWRLARLRALKQKYDPQNKFRFYNPIVEPREGKGKGKGKGKGKGKRRSFQG; translated from the exons ATGAGAGCTCTTGTCTCACTTGCTTGGGGCAGGCTTGCCACCGCCCTGTTGCTGGTGTTTGTCCACCTCAACTTGGCAGCTGCCCTTTCAGTCCCCAGGTATTCCGAACTTGAGGCTCGAACTCGGGCCGACTTGGACGCCAATACTGTGAGAAGGGAGCTCGGAAGCCGTCTTTCACCCGGCACGCTCATCTTCGGACCTAGCGATGGAAAGTTCCCTGCTATCACAGCAAGATGGAACACATTTGCCCCCCCACAGATCCAGGTTGTTGTTCAACCTGCAAGCGAAGCAGATGTGGCCAAGATT GGAGACCAGGTGCAATACTGCAATGCCAACGGCATCGATTTTCTGGCCACTAATGGCGGCCACGGGAATAGTGCCAGTTTGGGAACCTTCACTGGCGTTCAAATTAGCATGGCAATGCTGAGAACCATTACCATCCAGCCGAATAAAAAGTCTGCTTGGTTCCAAGGTGGTGTCTACGGCGGCTTGGTCACCAAATACCTCTGGGAACGGGGCTTTGTCACAACCACCGGTTCCTGTGACTGCGTCGGTCTCCTTGGGGCTGCGTTGGGGGGCGGTCATGGAAGACATGAAG GCCTCTACGGCATGGTGGtagacaacctcctccagctcaacGTCGTCCTCGGCGACGGCAGAGCCATCCGCGTCAGCCCGACAAGCAACTCAGACCTCCTCTGGGGCATGAAAGGCGCCGGCCACAACTTTGGCATCGTCACCTCCTTCGAACTCAACATCTTCCCCCGCGGCCCCGACACCTGGCACTACCACAACTACATCTGGACCGGCGCCCAGCTCGAAAGAGTCTTCACTTCCCTCAACCGCCTCCACAACAACGGCTCAACACCGGTAAACATGGCCCTCAAtttcggcttcttcttcatgaacaccaccgtctccaccaccgacccGATCCTCTCCTGGACATTCGCCTACCGCGGCCCGGCCAACGAAGCAGAGGCCCTACTGGCCGAATTCAACGCCATCCCATCAGTCTACAACGAGCAAGGCGACGTGCCCTACAACGGAGTCTCCAAAGTCCAAGGCAACGCCGAAGACGACTTCATCTGCCAAAAAGGCAACAAgcgcatcaccaccaccgccggcctcCAAGTCTACAACCTCACCGCCGAGCGGCTCATCTACAACGGCTTCCGCGCCCGCGCCATTTCCCATCCTACCCTAGCCGCCGGCGCGGGCATCCTTCACGAGGGGTACTCTACCGCCGGTGTTGGCGCCAGGAACCCGGCTGATACCGCGTACCCCTTCCGGTCTGACCACCATCTGATGCTCTTCAACGGTGTCATCCCGCCAAACGATCCTGTTCTCGAGGAACTGGCGTGGGAGTGGGCGAATGAGGTGAAGGATATGTGGAATGCGGGGCAGCCGACGAGGACGGAAAACAACTATGTCAACTATGCCAATGGGTACGAGGACTTGGAGACGGTGTACGGGCGAGAGCCGTGGAGattggcgaggttgagggcgcTGAAGCAAAAGTATGATCCGCAGAACAAGTTTAGGTTTTACAACCCTATTGTCGAGCCGAGAGAGGGCAAGGGTAAGGGTaaagggaaaggaaagggaaaggggaagaggaggtcgtTTCAGGGGTAA